The proteins below come from a single Nitrospinota bacterium genomic window:
- the ftsA gene encoding cell division protein FtsA: MIKKGDTIVGLDIGTSKICAIVGALGEENEIDIIGIGIHPSKGLKKGVVVNIDSTVDSIKKAIEEAELMAGIEIDSAYVSITGSHIKGLNSHGIIAIKNKEVVQSDIERVIDAAKAMAMPFDREIIHVLSQEFIIDEQDGIKDPLGISGVRLEGKVHIVTGAATSLQNIVKCVNKGNIEVKDIVLDQLASSEAVLTPDEQELGVVIVDIGGGTTDIALFYDGSVRHTSVLPIGGNHVTNDIAIGLKTPSVEAEKIKKRYGCAMTSLVKEDETIEVPSVGGRMPRTLSRKILSEIIEPRIKELFTLVKKELLMSGFNELIASGVVITGGAAIMEGMSEIGEQTFELPVRVGMPIGIGGLVDVVNSPMYATGVGLVLYGYNNQNNGKFNGSGNNRMLGKMFERMKETVLRVF; encoded by the coding sequence ATGATTAAGAAAGGAGATACAATTGTAGGTTTAGATATAGGGACTTCAAAGATCTGTGCAATTGTAGGTGCGCTGGGTGAAGAAAATGAGATAGATATCATAGGAATAGGAATCCATCCGTCAAAGGGATTGAAAAAGGGTGTAGTAGTCAATATTGATAGTACAGTAGACTCGATTAAGAAAGCTATTGAAGAGGCGGAACTTATGGCAGGAATAGAGATTGATTCTGCTTATGTCAGTATTACAGGTTCTCATATTAAGGGTCTAAACAGCCATGGCATCATCGCCATAAAAAATAAGGAGGTGGTACAATCAGATATAGAGAGAGTTATAGACGCTGCGAAGGCTATGGCCATGCCTTTTGATAGAGAAATTATTCATGTCTTATCCCAAGAGTTTATTATTGATGAGCAGGATGGCATTAAAGATCCTTTGGGTATCTCAGGGGTAAGATTAGAAGGAAAAGTTCATATTGTTACGGGTGCAGCGACATCGTTACAAAATATTGTAAAATGTGTGAACAAAGGAAATATAGAAGTTAAAGATATTGTTTTAGATCAACTGGCTTCTAGCGAAGCAGTTCTAACCCCGGATGAACAAGAGTTAGGTGTTGTAATTGTGGATATTGGAGGAGGAACAACTGACATTGCTCTGTTCTATGATGGAAGTGTTAGACATACATCGGTGTTACCCATTGGCGGGAACCATGTGACAAATGATATTGCAATAGGTTTGAAGACACCATCAGTAGAAGCAGAAAAAATTAAAAAGCGATATGGTTGTGCCATGACATCTCTCGTCAAAGAAGATGAAACAATAGAGGTGCCAAGTGTAGGCGGAAGGATGCCCAGGACTCTTTCCCGAAAGATTTTAAGTGAGATAATAGAACCGAGGATTAAAGAATTGTTTACCCTTGTTAAGAAAGAGTTGCTTATGTCGGGATTCAATGAACTGATTGCTTCTGGTGTCGTGATTACGGGGGGGGCTGCAATAATGGAGGGAATGTCTGAGATAGGTGAGCAGACATTTGAATTACCTGTAAGGGTCGGTATGCCTATCGGTATTGGGGGATTAGTTGATGTGGTAAACAGTCCTATGTATGCTACAGGCGTTGGGTTGGTTCTATATGGATATAACAATCAAAACAATGGGAAATTCAATGGATCTGGTAACAATAGAATGTTAGGGAAGATGTTCGAACGAATGAAAGAGACAGTTTTAAGAGTTTTTTAA